In Oreochromis niloticus isolate F11D_XX linkage group LG5, O_niloticus_UMD_NMBU, whole genome shotgun sequence, a single window of DNA contains:
- the LOC100696071 gene encoding keratin, type I cytoskeletal 18, with protein MTTRSTRMSFTRSAPAYRAASIYAGAGGRDVRISSASASSLRSGIPLTSSTSYKLSSGLSGGMGAGYGGAGSSVTASGGSSASILGNEKGAMQNLNDRLANYLETVRTLEKANKELELKIMGALETGGPDMRDYSKYEPIIDDLRGQIFDKIMENARLVLQIDNARLAADDFKVKSENEMSIRLSVEADIAGLKKVLDDTNMSRLNIENEIEAVKEELLFLKKNHENEVMELRSQISQSGVQVDVDAPKGQDLSQIMEDMRANYEKIAVKNAEDLKRWHENQIADVQVQVSQNTEALQGAQMEKSDLSRQIQTLEIELASQQSLKASLEDTLRNTELRNNMEMEKYNNLIIRLEEELGSLRANIQQQTQEYEALLNMKMKLEGEISTYKTLLDGGDFKLQDALDELEAAN; from the exons ATGACCACAAGATCTACTCGGATGTCTTTCACCCGCTCTGCCCCAGCGTACCGCGCTGCCAGCATTTATGCTGGTGCTGGTGGACGGGATGTTCGCATCTCCTCTGCTTCTGCATCTTCCCTGCGTTCTGGTATTCCACTTACATCTTCAACCTCCTATAAGCTGAGCAGTGGATTGAGTGGAGGCATGGGCGCCGGTTACGGTGGTGCCGGCTCGTCCGTGACAGCCAGCGGTGGCTCCAGTGCTTCAATCCTGGGCAATGAGAAGGGAGCCATGCAGAACCTGAACGATCGCCTGGCCAATTACCTGGAGACGGTGAGGACCCTGGAAAAGGCCAACAAGGAACTGGAGCTGAAGATCATGGGGGCCCTGGAGACAGGAGGCCCTGACATGAGAGACTACAGCAAGTATGAGCCCATCATTGACGACTTACGCGGACAG ATCTTCGATAAAATAATGGAGAACGCTCGTTTAGTGCTTCAGATTGACAACGCCCGGCTCGCTGCCGACGACTTCAAAGTCAA ATCTGAGAATGAGATGTCGATCCGCCTGTCCGTGGAGGCCGACATTGCCGGGCTGAAGAAAGTCCTCGACGATACGAACATGAGCAGGCTCAACATCGAGAACGAGATTGAAGCCGTGAAGGAGGAGCTTCTGTTCCTGAAGAAGAACCATGAGAAT GAAGTGATGGAGCTGAGGAGTCAGATCTCGCAGTCAGGTGTGCAAGTGGATGTAGACGCTCCCAAAGGTCAGGACCTGTCCCAGATCATGGAGGATATGAGAGCGAACTACGAGAAGATTGCAGTGAAAAACGCAGAGGACCTCAAACGGTGGCATGAAAATCAG ATTGCAGATGTGCAGGTGCAGGTATCACAGAACACAGAAGCTCTCCAGGGGGCCCAAATGGAGAAAAGCGACTTGTCACGACAGATACAGACTCTGGAAATTGAACTTGCGTCTCAACAGAGCTTA AAAGCCTCTTTAGAAGACACCCTGCGCAACACAGAGCTACGTAACAACATGGAAATGGAGAAGTATAACAACCTAATTATCCGGCTGGAGGAGGAGCTGGGCAGCTTACGCGCGAACATACAGCAGCAGACCCAAGAGTACGAGGCGCTGCtcaacatgaagatgaaacttGAGGGCGAGATCAGCACTTACAAGACTCTGCTGGATGGTGGAGACTTCAA